The DNA window ACGCACATCATCGGCTGGTGCGTGACCTCCGGACGCTCGGCGTCCGGATCGAGGTTGGTCTTCTTGTCGTCGGTCCACTTGGTCTTGAAGTACCGGTCGACGCGCAGCCAGTGCATCTCGCGGTTCATGTGGACGCCTTCCTTGCCGACGACGGGGATGTTGTTCTCCGACTGGCAGGCGATGACGCAGGCGTTGCAGCCGACGCAGGCGTTCATGTCGATGGACATGCCCCAGGCGTGGGGGGTGTTGAACTGGTTGGGCGGCTCCCAGAGTTGCAGGGCCACGCCGCCGTGCTGGCCCTTGTGCGGGGCGTACTTGTTCTTCTGGAAGTCGGCGAGCGTGGCTTCGCGAAGCACTTTGCCGGGCTTGCCGATCGTGCCGAGTCGCTTGTTCTTGCCGTACTGCTTGACATCACCGACGATGTAGTGTTCCTGGGTGGAGTCCAGCACGTGGGTGTCGGAAGTCGGCTCGACGACGGCGTCAGCGAGGTAGAAGTTGCCGGCCGAGCGGAGTGGATAAACGTCGAAGCCCACGGGTGACACGTTGGCCGCTGTGAGGCCGCCGATGTTGCCCGCGCGGGTCCGGCCGAAGCCGACCGCCACGCTCACGCATCCCCTGGGTTGGCCGGGCAAGAGGTAGACCGGCAGCTTCACCGTCGTGCCGTTGACCGTCACGTTGGCCATCGGGGCGTCGTCGGTCTTGTACCTGCCCGGGTCGATGCCGAGTACCTCGCGGGCATCGGCCAGGCTCATCAGCAGGGCGTTGTCCCAGGTGAGTTTGGTCAGCGGGTCGGGCGCTTCCTGGAGCCAGCCGTTGTTGGCATGGGTGCCGTCGTAGATCGTGTCGTGCTGGACAAACCGCAATGCCATGCCTTGCGGCTCGGGCATCGCTGGGGCCGGCACGTTTTGGGGTACCGCGTTGGCCGTGGCAAACCCGGCAAGTGGGCGCAGGCCGTCGTGCAGTACCTTTTGCCACGCCTTCTTGTCCAGTCCCCAGGTCTGAGCCCACGTCTGGGCGACCGCGGCCATCCCGTCGCCCAAGTCCTGGCCGAGCAGCATGCCCAGCGTTTGGACCATCGACATGCCGTTGTACAGCGGCAGGATGAGCGGTTGCTGGACCGACGGCGTGCCGTCGTAGGCCAGCGCGTCGCCCCAGCATTCGAGGTAGTGGGCCCGCGGCAGGTGCCACTTGCAGACGCCCGAGGTTTCGTTGTCGTCCTGCGAGAGGTGGGCGGTGAACGGAACCGAGATGAGCAAGTCACGGAAGGCCAGCTCGGCCGGAGCGTCGTAGGCGGGGTTGCCGCCGAGGATGACCAGGCCGTTGATCTCGCCAGCGCTGAGTTTGCCGGCCAGTTCGACGATTTCCTCGGGTGACGGCGGCAGTGCGTCTTCCGGAACGTAGAGCAACGTGATCGTGGTGCCGACCGAGCCGATTTTGGCATTAAGTGCCATGCAGGCGGCCTGCACATCGACGGGCAGGTGGGCACCGGCAGTCACGACGCCTCGCGCGCCAGCCGCTTTGAGATCCTTGGCGGCGCTCTTCACGAACTTTGTGGCGTATTCGTCGAGGCCGCTCACCGTGCCGCCGTCGAGCGCGGTGGTCAGGGCGTTGATCATCGCGACGAGCTTGGCCGGGTTGGCCGGCTCGCGGACGTCGGCGGCCGCGCCGGTGTTGGTCAGCGTCGTCTCGGCGACGTAGGTGCGCGACATCGTGCCCGTTTCGTCGACGGCGCGGCGCGACTTGGCCCAATCGCCGGCGTAGCGGATGGCTGCCGGGTGCAGGCCGAGGAAATCGTCGTCGAAGCTGACGATGACGTCGGCCTGATCAAGTTTGAGCATCGGTCGACCGGCAACGCCGAAGGCGGCTTTGGCCGCTTCGGTTTCCTGCCACCGGCTCAACGGTTCGTAGCGGTAGACCTCGACGCCGGATGCTTCGAGCTCGGCCAATAGCCGGCGGGCCGTGGGCGAGGAGGTGTGCTCGGCGAGAACCGCGACTTGGCCGGTCGACTTGGCGTCGGCGAAGGCTTGCTCGAACTCCGCGAACGAAGCCCGACGGGCTTGCGGGCCGCTACGGTCGATGACGTTCTTGGATCGGTCGGGGTCGTAGAGGTCGAGAATGCTCGCCTGGGTGATCGTGCCCGAAGCGCCCCACCTGCCGCCGGCGGTCGCGGTCATCGGGTGTTCGGGGTTGCCCTCGAGCTTGATCGGTCGGCCATCGAAGCTCGACACGAGCACCGGGCGACCCACGCCGCCGTATTCGTGGATCGAGGCGTAGTACTCCGGCACGCCGGGGACGCGATCGCGCGGCATCGCCGAGTAGGGGGCGAGCACTTCCTTGGGCCAACGCCGGCAGCCGCTAAGGGTCATGCCCGCCAGCGCCATCCCGGCCGCGGCGTACTTCATGAACCCGCGACGCGACATCCGCCGCAGCTCGTCGGGGTCGTAGTCCTGAAACTCGTTGGCCAGCTTCTCCTGAATCTCCGGCGAGTCGGCATATTCGGCCAGGCTGCGCCAGTATCCCGCGTTGGGCGATTCGATCGGCGATACGGATGGGTCAGAAGGCTGGTGCATTGCGGCTCTGCTGTCTCGAATCTGAGTCTTCAAGTCCCGTTCAACGGTGACACGTGGAGCAGGCGGTCATGTAGGCCTGGTCCTTGATGTTGTACTGCTCGACAAGAATCTTGCCGACGCGGAGTTGGGCTTCCTCGGGGGTTTCGTCGCCCATGACGACCAGGTCGCCCGGGCCGCCTTCTTCGGTGCCGCCCTTGCCGAGGTGGTAGTCCATGTTGGTCACTTCGCTGATCGGGCGGATGAACTTCTCCGGCTGGCGGTGACAGTCGAGGCACCAGCCCATGTTCAGCGGCTCGGCCTGGTAGACGCCTTCCTCGCCCATGTGATCGACCCGGCCGTGGCAGCTGTAGCAGCCGATGCCCTTGTTGATGTGGGCCGAGTGGTTGAAGTACGAGTAGTCGGCCAGGTCGTGAACCTTGGTCCATTCGATCGGCTGGCCGGTTTCCCAGGATTCGCGGACCGGGGCGAGCTTGAGCGATTCGGTCTCGACAGCCGTGTGACAGTTCATGCAGGTCTGCGTCGACGGGATCGCCGCGAAGCCGGCTTCGTCGACGGTCGTGTGGCAGTACCGGCAGTCCATCCCGAGTTGGCCGACGTGCAACGCGTGGCTGTACGGCACCGGCTGCTCCGGGCGGTAGCCCACGTTGAGCGTGGTCGGGTTCAAGGCACTGAAAACGACCGTCGGAACATAAACCGCAGCCCCGACGGCGTTTAACACGATGAATGGCAGAAGAAAGTTGGCCCACCGCGGGAACTGAAAACGGCCTGCGGGCTTGTCGGAGGGTTGAGAGGACTTGGCCATGAGCGTCGACGGCGGAAACTAAGGGGACGAAACGGGTCGCAGCATACGCACAAATCGCCACACTCCAAGCGCCGGGCGCACTGGGGCAGCACAATATAATTCGTGTGCGGCAGACTGTAAGGATCGGCCCGGCTCACTGCACCCCATTACTCCCGAAGATGACTGTGGCAATCCGCCACACCAAGCCGGCCCGGCAAATGAAAAGCCGTCCGCGTTCCAGGCGGAACACGGACGGCGAAGTCGGAAGGTCGGAATCTGTCGAAGTCGCTTAGCGGCGACGACGCACCAGACCAAGGCCGGCGACCGAAAGCAGGCCGAGGCTCGCCGGTTCGGGGATGGCGGTCAACGAGATGTTGGCCACGGTCACGGCCAGCGCGTCCGTACCGCCGAAGGGCGTCTGGAAGCTGGCTTCGGTGATGCCGGTGCCGGAGAACGCTCCGTCACCGCTGTTGAAGAAGAAGCTCTCGATCGGCAGGCTCAGCGTGGTGAAGGTCGAGCCGTTCAGGTCGGCCGTGGCAAAGCCGTAGCTGAAAACTTCGCCGTCTTCGATGAATGCGACGACCAGTGTGTCGCCGACGTTGCCGTCTTCCAGCTTGGCGGTGACGTTGATGGTGCTGCCGGCGGCCGGGACGGGGTTGGCGTCAAGGCTGACATTGGTGCCGGTGCCGCCGAAGTTCGAGGCCGGGGCGTCGACACCGGGAATGATCGCGGTGAGGCCGTCAGGGCCGGGGGTGGTGTTGCCGCCGAAAGCGTCGAACTCGAAGTCAGGTGCGACGCTGCCGGTGTAGTCGACGGCGATGACTTGGGCACCGGCCGAGGCGGTGACGGCGAAAGCGGTCGCAGCGGCGACCGAAGCGATGGATGTGCGGATGGACATGGTTTCTCCTCTGAGAAAAAATTGAGGCCCGCGGAGCGGCGGGCCGGTGAAACTGTTACAGCAAATCATGATGACGCGCCCGCGCCATGTGTCAAGGTGCGAAATCATGCGCCCGCCCCGACAGGTTCATCCCGCAAGGGTCATGCATGTCATTCTGGGAATGCTGTGACGCGTGTGAAGCCATCGACCCTCGTTAGCGCCCGCCAAGCGGTGTTGGAGGTGGTTGGCGTTTTCGAGAATATTCTTCGTGAAAAGCACCTCTGATCACCACGGTTGCCCCCGCCGGCCGACCGATATACGTTCGCAGACCATGGCCACCGCATCCGTCCCCGCCGTACCAACCACGAAACTGGACACCGACCAACGCGAGGCGGTCAATATGGCCATGCTTACCGCGTGGGGCGTTTATCTCGGGCTTGGCGGGCTTCCGGCTCTTGCCAGCGTCATCGGGATCTGGACGTCGCTTCTGGCCGAGACTTCCAGCCCCGAGGTCAACATGTGGTTCATGCTTGCCTCGTGCGCGTGGTTGACTTTCGGTGTGCCAGCGGCCCTGCTCTTTCGCCGGTCCGCGTTTTCGGAGTTCTACAAAGGCAAGCCCGTCTCGCCGGCCAACTTTCTCAAGGGGTCGATTCCGCTGTGGGTGGTGCTCGTCACGGGTGGCCTCATCGCACAACTCGGCTGGATCGTCAGCGGCACCCCGGTGGTCTCGGGCTTCATTGCCGCTTGTGCGTTGATCGTCTTCCTCGTCTTCTATCCGACCGGCGTCGCGATGCTTCATCCGGTGGGCGGACACGATGACGCAGCCGTTTACGAAGAACCGGCGTAGTCTCACTTTTCCATGACCAAATTGAGCACCGAGCGTTCGCCATCAATCGCGCTGACGTGGTTGGAACGTCTGCGCTGGGTTGCGGTCGCGGGGCAGCTATTGGCGGTGCTGGTTGCCGAGATGGCGGTGGGGTTGACCGTGCATTTGCCGGCGGTGTTCGCCGTGGTGTCGGTGACTGTCCTGACGAATCTCGCACTGCTCTGGTCGCGGCGTCGCCGGATGGTCGGCCCGTCGGTCGCGCGGGTCGCCGTGACGGGCAAAGGTCGTTCGATCTCCGATCGGCTCGTCCCGGCGGTGATTGTTCTCGACGTGATGCTGCTGACGATCATGCTCGCGTTCACCGGCGGTGCCGAGAACCCGTTCTCGATGCTGTACCTCGTGCACGTCGCCCTGGCGACGGTCATGCTCGGCACGCGCGGCGCCTGGGCGGTGCTGTTCCTATCGGCCCTGTGTTACGGGTCGCTCACGATCTGGTGGGTGCCGTTTAACGAGGACGCATTTTCCCGCAGCGTTCGTGTCGGGGGGCAGTGGGTCGCACTCCTGTTGATCGGCGGTTTGATCGTCTACTTCACGGCACGGGTGCTGGCCGCGTTGCGACGCCGCGAGCTTGATCTTGCGGAGGCGCACGAGCGCGCCCTCCGCAACGAAGGTCTGACCACGCTCGCCGCCGGTGCCGCCCATGAACTCGGCACGCCGTTGGCGACGATCAACATCGTCGTCGGGGAACTCGAGCACCAAACCGACGGCGACGTCCGCGAGGACATCCGGCTGATCAAGTCCGAGGTCGATCGCTGCCGCAACGTCATTGACCGCATGCGTGGCGAGATCGCCGAGGGGGCGGCGCTCAGCAAGCGGCACGCCGAATGGCAAGATGTTCTTGCGGGGGTGCAGCGTTCGCTGGGCGATCGTGCCGAACGGCTCGCGGTGGTCGCGACCGATGTGCCGCCGATCGGCGTGCAGCCGAGGGTGCTCGAGCAAGCGCTGGTCATCATGATCCGCAACGCCTTCGACGCTTCGCCGCCCGATGCGTGGGTGACGCTCACGGCCAAGCAGGTCGACGGCACGGTTCGGTTGGAGGTGCGTGACGATGGCGAGGGGATGAGCGCGGAAGTGCTCCGTCGTGCCGCCGAGCCGTTCTTCACGACCAAGCCACCGGGCAAGGGGATGGGGCTCGGGCTTTTTCTTGTACGACTCACGGCGGAACGGAACGATGGCGTGCTTGAAATCGACTCGACGCCGGGCGAAGGTACGGCGGTGACGATGCGCCTGCCGCTCGCCGCGGGCGCGGCGACCCGGCCGCACGTCGAACCCCCAGCGGCGGGGCGAAATGCCGCACTTGATGAGTCGGTGGATCAGCCCATGAACGCGACAAACGGGCCTTAATCAGATAAGATTGTCGCGTTATGGCCACGCTCACAATCCCCACGTCCGAGATCACCCCCATGACTGAGACGACCGATGACAACCACCGGCTGATGCTCGTTGACGACGACGAGATTTTCCGTCGCCGACTGGCCAAAGCCATGGATGCCCGCGGCTTCGAGGTCTGCCAGGCCGGCGATGCTGCTGAGGCCGTCAAGGTCGCTAAGCAGCAGCAACCCCACTACGCGTTGCTCGACCAACGCATGCCCGGCAAATCCGGCCTCGAACTCATCGGCGATCTCGCCAAGCTCGACCCTGACATGCAGATCGTTCTGCTCACCGGCTACGGCTCCATCGCCCACGCCGTCGAGGCGACCCGTGCCGGCGCGATCGACTATCTGACCAAGCCCGTCGACGCCGACCAGATCGTTGCGGCGTTCGAGCGGAGTCGAGACGTCGACAAGGCCGCCCGCCTCGCCGCCGACGAGACCACGCCGAGCCTGGCCCGCGTCGAGTGGGACTACATGCAGCGCATCCTCCACGATTGCGGCGGCAACATCAGCCAGGCCGCCCGCAAGCTCGGCATCCACCGCCGGTCGTTGCAGCGCAAGCTCGCGAAGTACCCGCCGGTCGATTGACGATCACGCAAACAACGCCGGCTCTTCCGTGACCACGCGTTCCGCTACGCTCGGCGCGGCGACGACGTAAAGGAACTCCTTGTTCCGCAGGTGGCTGACCTTGCCGACTTTCTTGCCGGTCAGGTCATGAATGCCGATCTGGGCACCGACGTAACGCTTGAAGTCGTTCTCGAGCGTGACCACCGCGCGGCCCGGGAACACCTCGGCGAGCAGCGCCTCCATCGCAACCCGATCGAGGTAGCCCTCGTTGTTGAACGAAATGATCAGCGCTTGGCACCGGATGTTGCGGAGGACTTGCTCGAAGGCTTCGGCGAACTTCGGTCGGCTGTTGAACAAGCTCCGCCTTTCCCGCACGTCGACGCGTTTGCACGCCTTGCCGTAGACCGCCGGCTTGTCCCAGCGGACCAGCGATTCCCAAACGTGGTAGTTGCCCAAGTACGAGTGTTGGTTGTACGGAGGGTCGAGGTAGACGACATCGGCCTCGAGCTTGCGGGCGGCATCGACGGCGTCGAGTTGATGAGCTTCGCCTTTGCCGTGTCGGGCACGAGGTAGCAGGACGGGGACGCGGAGCTCAAGGGCGTTGTGCGAGCGCGGTGCCCACTGCTTGAGATACGCCATCTGCACGCCGGTGGTCGAGTCGACGCGATCGGCCGCCTCCATCAACGACACGAGGATGACCGCTTCGAGTTCCGGCGGCAGGCCTTTCGCCGCGATCGCTTCACGGATGGCGTCGATCCGTGCGCCGTTCTTCGGCTGAAAGAACCATGATTTCTCGCAGAACGTCTCGGTGAAGTACCCCGGCTCGCCCCGGAGCGCGTTGAACTCCATCACCAGCTTCGCCGCGTCGTCGGCCCAATCGTCATCGGCCTGCACGTAGCACCGCGCCAACGTTGCCGCGTAAGCATTGTGATCGTTGCTCCGTACCGCGTACCCCGCCGCCTTGAGCGCATGCCCGACCCGCGCCGTTCCGCTGAACAGGTCCGTCACGGTCCGCACATCGGCAAGCTTGCCCACGGCGTTGAGAATCACTGGCAACAGCGTGCGCTTGGACCCGAGGTACTTGATCATCCGCCCACCACCCGCAGGGCGACGGCTCTGGGTGGTTTGACGTAGCCGTAGTCGCGCAGCTCCATGCGGATCGCGTCGGGCAGTGGCATGCGTGTCGCGCCGCCGGCGATCCACGTCGCGGCGAGTTCGCCGTTCCAGGCGATCTCCAGGGTCTTACCCGGTGCTTCGGCGACGGTTTCGATCGTGAGCTGCGGGTTCATGCGGTGGGCCATCGCGACGTTGTCACCGAGGCGGGCGTCGGCGAGGCTCGCCAGCCACTGTGCGGTAAGCGGCGGGACGATGCGGTCCTTGGTCGGTGTCTCGACCGGCAGCATGTACGGCACTTCCGGCCGGGCGGTGTCGGGCAGGGCCACCCGTCGGCCGTCCTCGGTGTAGCGCTTGTACCACACCCGCACCGCGCCTGGAACGCTGCCGACGATCAGGATGGCCACGATGATCCAGTTGATCTTCGTTTCACGCCGCATGTCGAATAGTACGGCGTTGTGGGCGTGAAGGGTTTCTCTGCTTTGCGCAGCCGGCCAGGTCGTTTAAGCTTCAAATCATGCGGAAGCTCAAGCGAACGGTCCTGGCCACCTGTGTTCTTGGCGTCGTTGGCGCCGTCGCGCTCTCGAACAGCTGGGCGGCCCAGAATCGTCAGACGGCACGCGGCCCGGAGGCTTACCTCTCCAATGCCGACGTTCAAGCCATCCGCCGCGCCGAGCTGCGCGACGATGACACGGGGGTCGGTTTCCGCTTCACCAACAACCTGATCCGCCGGTTCGTCGAAAGCAAGCAGGGCATGGAGCTGCGCGACTTCTCCCGCGGCACGGACCTGCAAAAGGCGTTGTACATCATCCGCAACACCGACGACCCCGACTTGCTCAACGATCTGGTCATCCGCAACGACCCGGCGTCGATGCGGGTCTGGCGGCAGAACGTGCAGCCGATCGTGTTGCAGGGCTGCGCGAGCGCCGGCTGTCACGGCGGCACCGAGCCGGTCGGCGGGCTCCAACTGTACCGAAACGCCCAGAACGAGAACGTCGCCTACACCAACTTCTACAACCTGGCGACGTTCGAGCAGGAAGTCGAGGGCGAGGGGATGTTCGGCGGCGGGATGAAGAAGATGATCGACCGTCAGCGGCCGATCGATTCGCTGCTGCTCCAGTACTCGCTACCGGCCAACGTTGCCGACACGCCTCATCCCAAACCGCCGGGCGGTCAGGACATCGCGATGTTCCGCAGCACCAACGACCAACGCTTCCGTGCGATCGGCCTGTGGATCGAGCAGGGCTTGGTGCCGATGGACAACAAGGGCTACGACGTCGAGTTCGCCATGCCGGGTCAGGGCTCGACGACCACGCCGTCCACCCAGCCCGCCGAGTGATCGCGGCGATGGCGGACACCGAAAACGTAGAGGCGGACGTGGTTCGGACCGACGGCGATCCGTTCGACGCCTCTGCCAAAGCCGTCCCGCATCTTCCGATGCTCGCCGCCGACATTCGCGTGCTGCGGACGCATTACCGTGCGACCGCCAGCGGTCCGCCGACGATCGTTCGGCTGGACGTGTCTTACGTCCTCGGATTACTGAGCCGGCGTCGAATCCGGTACGCGACCGTGGAGCTACCGGCCTCGGACTCGTGACCTCTTGCCTGTCCGTACGCGGCCGTGTGTAATCCGGATCACCGCGACGGCCCTACGCTGCCCGTTCATGGACGTCGGTGCGCTTCTCGACAACCTGCTTTCTCCGGCGATCTTGTTGTTCGTCGTCGGCATCATCGCCGCGACCCTGCGGTCGGACCTCGAAATCCCGCCGCCGATTCCCAAGGCACTGGCCTTGTTCCTGCTGTTGGCGATCGGGTTCAAGGGCGGCATCGGACTGCGGGCGGTCGAAGGGGATCAAGTCGGCATGGTGCTGGGGGTTCTCATCGTGTCGGTGGCGGCGTCGGCGCTGTTCCCGCTCGGGGCGTATGCGCTATTGCGGCTCAAGCTCGGTCGGCCCGATGCGGCGGCGATCGCGGCTTGTTACGGGTCCGTCTCTGCCGTCACCTTCGTCACGGCGCTGGCGTTTCTCGACTTCGAGGCGGCGGTTTACGGCGGCTACATGGTCGCCGCGCTCGCGCTGATGGAGTCACCCGCCATCGTCACCGGTGTGCTGCTCGGCAAGGGCGGGGGCAATCTCAAGCTCAAACCACTGCTCCACGAAGCGCTACTCGGCGGGCCGGTCGTGTTGTTGGTCGGGGCGATGGTCGTCGGTTTCGTCGCCCAGCCCGATGCCGCCGCGAGCCTGAGAAAGCCGTTGGCCGGGGCGTTCGACGTGGCGTTGGCGGTGTTCCTGCTGGACATGGGGCTGCTCGCGGGTCGACAGATGCGCAATCTGAAAGACGCGGGTTGGCTGCCGCCGACGTTCGCCCTCGTCGCGCCGCCGGTCCAGGCGAGTCTCGGCGTCTTGTGTGCTTACGTGCTCGGACTCGCGCCCGGGGACGCGCTTTTGTTGGCGGTGCTCTTCGGCGGGGCGAGCTACATTGCCGTTCCCGCCGCGATGCGGATCGCCATGCCCGAGGCGTCGCCGGGGTTGTACGTGCCGATGTCGCTGGGCATCACCTTCGCCTTCAACGTCACGCTCGGCATCCCGCTCTACTGGCTGCTGATCCAAACGCTTTGGGGTTTCTGACCATGCAGCCGATCAAACGCATCGAGATCGTGATGGATTCGTCCGGGGCTGGTGAGCTGGAGTCGGCCTTGGCGGCCGCGCGGGTGACTGGCTGGTCGAAGATCCCCGACGTCGAGGGCAGCGGCCATCGCGGGCGGCGGACCGCGAACCTGCCGATGGACGTCGGGAGCAACGTGCTCTTCCTGATCGCGGCCGAGCCGGCGGTGGCGGACAAGGTGGTCGCGGCGACCCGGCCGATCCTGGAAACCTGGGGCGGGATGTGCTTGGTCAGCGATGCCGCGTGGGTGACCCATGATTAGCCACAGGATCATGCCGGGCTCATCGGCCATCGGTTGACGCGCAAGCCCCGTGGTGCTTTCGTTCGTCCCGACCGTCGGTACAATCCGGGGCCCGCCGGGTGCAATGCCCGGCTTTTTGACCCCACCTTTCCCGACACGGAGAAAAACATGGCCGAGCCCGGCAATCAGGAATATCCGACCATCATTGGCCCCGACGCCGAGTTCAAAGGCGAGCTGAAGTTCGACAAGGGCTTGCGCCTTCAGGGCAAGTTCGAGGGCCAACTCAAAAGCTCCGGCAAGCTCCATGTCGCGAAGGAAGCCAACCTCTCCGGCGATGTCGACGCCAACAGCGTCGTTATCGAGGGCAACGTTCGCTCCAACCTGAACGTCTCGGACAAGGTCGAACTCAAGGCAAGTGCCAAGTACGAGGGCGATCTCAACGCCTCGAAGCTTGTCGTCGAAGAAGGCGCCGTGTTCGTCGGGCAGGTCTCGGTCGGTCCCGATGCGGTCAAGAAGGGTGGCGGCAGCCCTGGGATCAGCCGGCCCGCCGCCCCGTCGGGTCAGAACCAGCCCCAGAATCAGGGTTCCAACAAGTCGTAGTTGACAGGTGATAGGCGTCCGCGACGCTTCCCGTTAGACTGCCCCGGTGGCCCGCCAGCCGAGCAAAAAACTCAAAGAGGAACGGTCTGACGACAAGGTCCTCATCCACTGCCACGAGTGCGGCGGCGAGAACGAAGTCTCGCGCCGGGCCATGACGATCACATGTTCCAAGTGCTTCAAGCCGTTGAAGCTCGAGGACATCGTGGTCGAGCGGTACGACGCCCGTCGGACCCTGGCGACGGTCGGCGTGGTGACGGTGGAGAAGAAAGGCCAGATCGTCGCCGACACGATCAAATGCGGTGCCCTGATCCTGCGGGGACAGGTGAAGTCCAAGCACGTGTTCAGCAACGGGGCGGTGCTGGTGAGCCCGCAGGCCGAGTTGCTCGGTGACGTGAAAGCCCCGAGCCTCGCGATCGGCGGTGGCGCGAAACTCGACGGGTACTACGAAATCGGCGACCTGAGCACACTGCCCTGGCGGGAGAACGGAAAAGTGGTCGCCGAGGAAAACCCGGACGAGTCAGCCGCTTGATTCGGCGCGGGACCGGGGTATTGTCTTTGCCCGCCGATCGGCACGTTCGGCGACACACCACTCGCGGGTGTAGCTCAGTGGTAGAGCGTCACGTTGCCAACGTGAATGTCGTGGGTTCGAATCCCATCACCCGCTTTCGCAATGACGAGTGACGATCATCGTCATTCGTCATTTTGTTTGTTCCCGTAGCTCAATTGGATAGAGTGTCGCCCTCCGAAGGCGAAGGTTAGTGGTTCGAGCCCACTCGGGAACGCTGCGGAGCAAGGCTCCACGCATGCCTGAGCCGACTCCCGTCATCATGTGCAAGTTTCCGGTCCCTGGCCGCGTGAAAACGCGGCTCTGCCCGCCGCTTTCGCACGCACAGGCTGCGGATGTGCAGGCGGCGTTCCTAAAGCATCTCGCAACCCGGCTTCCGGCTGCGGTGTTTTGTGTCGATGACCCCGCTGCATTCGTCGAGCGATTCGGGGACGTGCGGACGATCCAGCAGGGCACGGGGAACCTCGGCGACCGCCTGATTGATGTTCGGAGACACCTACCTGATACCGACCTGCTTTTTCTCGGGGCGGACGTGCCGGACCTGCCGGCGGGGCCGTTGCTCGACGTGATGCAAGAGCCGTTCGACGTGGCGATCGCACCCACCGACGACGGCGGCTATTGGTGCGTGCGGGTCAACGCCGACGTGCCGATCGAGTCATTGTTTGGCGACGTGGATTGGTCCAGCGGGCGGGAGTATGAGCAGACGCTGGCCAATGCCGCGAGGATTGGTGCAACCACGTTCATCGGCGAGTCCTGGCGGGATTGCGACGAGATCGCCGATCTGCGGGCGTTGCTGGGGCGGTTATCGGACAGCGTTGATCCGAACGACGTGGTT is part of the Planctomycetota bacterium genome and encodes:
- a CDS encoding sodium-dependent bicarbonate transport family permease, producing the protein MDVGALLDNLLSPAILLFVVGIIAATLRSDLEIPPPIPKALALFLLLAIGFKGGIGLRAVEGDQVGMVLGVLIVSVAASALFPLGAYALLRLKLGRPDAAAIAACYGSVSAVTFVTALAFLDFEAAVYGGYMVAALALMESPAIVTGVLLGKGGGNLKLKPLLHEALLGGPVVLLVGAMVVGFVAQPDAAASLRKPLAGAFDVALAVFLLDMGLLAGRQMRNLKDAGWLPPTFALVAPPVQASLGVLCAYVLGLAPGDALLLAVLFGGASYIAVPAAMRIAMPEASPGLYVPMSLGITFAFNVTLGIPLYWLLIQTLWGF
- a CDS encoding polymer-forming cytoskeletal protein; amino-acid sequence: MAEPGNQEYPTIIGPDAEFKGELKFDKGLRLQGKFEGQLKSSGKLHVAKEANLSGDVDANSVVIEGNVRSNLNVSDKVELKASAKYEGDLNASKLVVEEGAVFVGQVSVGPDAVKKGGGSPGISRPAAPSGQNQPQNQGSNKS
- a CDS encoding polymer-forming cytoskeletal protein, with protein sequence MARQPSKKLKEERSDDKVLIHCHECGGENEVSRRAMTITCSKCFKPLKLEDIVVERYDARRTLATVGVVTVEKKGQIVADTIKCGALILRGQVKSKHVFSNGAVLVSPQAELLGDVKAPSLAIGGGAKLDGYYEIGDLSTLPWRENGKVVAEENPDESAA
- a CDS encoding DUF2064 domain-containing protein, which encodes MPEPTPVIMCKFPVPGRVKTRLCPPLSHAQAADVQAAFLKHLATRLPAAVFCVDDPAAFVERFGDVRTIQQGTGNLGDRLIDVRRHLPDTDLLFLGADVPDLPAGPLLDVMQEPFDVAIAPTDDGGYWCVRVNADVPIESLFGDVDWSSGREYEQTLANAARIGATTFIGESWRDCDEIADLRALLGRLSDSVDPNDVVLREGLAFLGDPATMGDA